The nucleotide sequence CATCGGCGAGATTTCGCGTGCGCGCGATCTGGGCGATTTGTCTGAGAACGCCGAATACCACGCCGCCAAGGAACGGCAGGTCTTCATCGAACGGAAGATTTCCGACCTGGAAGACAAGCTGATGCGCGTGCGGCTGATCGACGGAAGCGCCGTCGATGGCGACCGGGCGCGACTGTTGTCCTTCGTCACGGTCCGCGATCCCAATTCCGGCGAGAAAATCCGCTACCAACTGGTCTCCGAAGAGGAGGCCGATTTCGAGGAGGATCGCATCGCGATCCAATCCCCGGTCGGCAAGGGACTGCTCGGCAAAGCCGTGGGGGAGACAGTCAGAATCAAGGTCCCCGCCGGGGAGATCACCTACGAGATCCTCGCGATCGATCGGCCCTGACCCCGACGCCGGGTGTGACTCACACGGCGCTATTCGCCTGTAGCGAATGAAAAACCCCCTGACGCTCTCACATCAGGGGGCTTGCTGTTGCTGCGAATTCAGAGTTCTACTTCAGCAGCGTCATCTTGCGCGTGGCGGTGAAGCTGCCGGCGCTGACACGGTAGAAGTAGATGCCCGATGCCAGCGGGTCGTGGCGGTTATCCGTTCCATCCCAGTTGACCTGGATGTTTCTGGCGTCATCGGAACCGCTGAACGTCCGCACCGCCTGCCCGGCGACGTTGTAGATCCTCAGGTTCCACGCACTGGGCTCGGCCAGGTCGAATGTGATGACCGTGCCGGCGTTGAACGGATTTGGATAATTCTGATTGAGCGCGAAGTGTTCCGGACGCTGCACCGCCGCAGTCGAGACGGACATCAGACCGCCCTGGGCATCGGAGAGCTGCGACCCGACCAGTTCGACGGTTCCCTGTCCATCGACGGGTATACGGAACAGTTCGCGCGGACCCGACGCCATCGAGCCGGGCGATTCCGGATCGGGTGCGATGAGAACGCGCATCTCCCCGTTGTTGGCGCTCGCCCGCACGGACATTCCCGGATAATGGCCCGTCAATTCCGGCTCGCCCAGCGTGACGCCCGAGTAGCGGAACACGAACGCCGCCGCGCCCAGGTCGACCGGTGTTGCCGTGGAGACACTCAGCACGCCGTCGCTGACAGCATAGCGGACCGTGGCGTCATTCACATACGGTGACATCTTCGGGTGTCCGCCCGGCGGGAACGGCTGCTCATCGCCGGTGATGATGCGGATCAGGTAGACTAAGTCCGCAACCGTCAGGACGATACCGTCGTCGTTGATGTCCGATGCCAGCGTTTGCACCGCACGCAACTCCGGATCGGAATGGAACACGCTGACCCCATAGATGAAGTAGCGCGAATACAAAACGGCATCGCCGACTTCGTTGGCAATCGCATTCAGGTTCAGATCGCCACGGTCATCGATCGGCTCTCTGACGCAGACAAAGCCGTCGGAGACGCACAATCCGGGGATCGGATCGCCCTTCGGATTGCTCTGGCACGTGTCGAACAAGATTGACGTTTCAAGGAAGGTCGTGTCGCCCGAGCGGCTCGCCACTGTGTTGTCGCCGCAATCGATCCAGCAGAACCGAATCGGCAGGCACTGATTGATGAAATTGCGGTCTTCGGTAACCTGGAACACGAGTTCTGCAATCGTGCCCATCGGCTGGAAGGCCGGTTCGGAGGGATGCTGCGGGCCGTTGTCCAGATCGGCGATCGCAATGATGCGAATCAGGCCGGTGGGACAACCCAAACCGCAATTGGAACGGCTCCCGAGCCGATAGGTGAAGTACTCCCATTCGTCCAGTTCCGACCCAGCGCTGACAGCGATCGCCGCCAAGCCCGTCTGGTCGTAGCAGAACAGCAGGTCGAAGCCGCCGATCGGCACGTCCAGTTCGTGAATGATGATCGGTACGGTCACCTGCGTGCCGTTGAGGGCCTGAATCACCCCGCCGGATTTGCCCTGTCCCGCTTCGGGGCCGACGCTGATGCGTATGTTGCACTCAGTCTCGCCGCACGAGTAGTAGATCGTGCGCTCACACTCCGATGTGTTGCCGCACTCATCGGTGGCCGTGTAGGTGTCGACGATGAGGATCGGGTCGCCGAGTTGCCCGCTGCCGCTGCTGTCGGTGCGCAAGCAGACGACGTCGACCGGGCCCCCGCAATTGTCGGACACGTCGGCATCGGACTCATCGCATACGGGAATCGTGTCGCCGCAGCCCAGGAACAGATTGGCCGGGCAGACGATGACCGGCGGAACATTATCGTCGATGGTGAATATCTGCTGGCAATAGTCAACGTTTCCGCAGTCATCGGTCGCGCTGTACGTGCGCGTGACCGAGCCGCCGCACGGTCCGCCGGGCAACGGCGAGTCGCCGACCCACGTGATCGTCACCGTGTCGTCGCAGTTGTCGCTCGCGATCACCAATCCCGTGTTCGCGGCGGGAATGTCGTCGACGCACCCGACGGTCGCATTGGCCGGGCACTGCGTAATCACCGGCGCTGTGGTGTCATCGACGGTGAACACTTGCAGGCACGTATCCGCGTTGCCGCAGAGATCGGCGGCGATGTAGCGCCGTGTGACCGTGCCGCCGCAGGGACCGCCTGTCAACGGGCCGTCGCCGTCATGCGTAATGGTCACGCTGTCGCAGTTGTCGGTGGCGCTGACCAGACTGGTATTGGCCACGGGTATCGCGTCGGCGCATTCGACCGTGGCCGGATCCGGGCAATCGGTAATCACCGGCGGGGTGTCGTCCAGCACCGTAATGGTCTGCCACTGGTTGGCCAGGTTTCCGCACGAGTCGACGATGCGGTAGTAACGCGAGATCGTCGCGCCGCACGCCGAGCTGTCTGTGTAGGTGTCGCTGTCGTGGAAGGCATACGACGGCCCGCAGTTGTCCGTCGAGGTGATCAGCGAGGGATTCGGCAAGGGCACGTCGTCGAAGCACTGCACCGTCGTGTCGTTCGGGAACGATGTCACGACCGGCGGGATATTGTCGCGGACGATGATGTATTGCTCGCACTGCGCGGCGTTGCCGCACTCGTCGGTCGCTTCATAAGTCCGCAGGACCGTAAATCTGTGCTGACAGCCGTAGTTGATGATCTGATCGCTGACAAAGTCGATGTCGACCGGGCCGCCGCAGTTGTCGGTTGCAGCCACCAATCCCGGATCCGGGATCGGGATGTCGCCCGCGCAATCCACCGTATCGTCATCCGGACAGTCGGAAATGACCGGCGGCGTGTCGTCGATCACGGTGAAAACCACCAGGCAGGTGTCCTCGTTGCCGCAATCGTCGCCTGCAATGTAGCGGTCGGTGATGACCAGCGGGCTGGCCGCGCATCCGGCGCCGCCATTGTCGGAACGCTCGCAGCGTTTCTCGACGTCGTTATCGCAATTGTCGGTCGCCGATGCCGCCGACGTGTCACAGTCAGGTACATCGTCGGCGCACTGGAAGTTGAGAGTCGGATACACAGGGCAGGTAATGTCCGGCGGCGTATCGTCGATGACCGTGAAAACCACCAGGCAGGTGTCTTCGTTGCCGCAATCGTCGGTCGCGATGTAGCGGTCGGTGATGACCAGCGGGCTGGCCGCGCATCCGGCGCCGCCATTGTCGGAGCGCTCGCAGCGTTTCTCGACGTCGTTATCGCAATTGTCGGTCGCCGATGCCGCCGACGTGTCACAGTCAGGTACATCGTCGGCGCACTGGAAGTTGAGGGTCGGATACACAGGGCAGGTAATGTCCGGCGGCGTGTCGTCGATGACCGTGAAGACGACCTCACAGGTATCCTCATTGCTGCAATCGTCGGTTGCAATGTAACGGTCGGTGATGAGCAGCGGGCTGGCCGCACATCCGTCACCGCCGTTATCGGAACGCTCGCAGCGGATCGCGACAGCAGTATCGCAGTTGTCGGTCGCCGATGCCGAGGCGGTATCGCAGTCGGGGACTTCTGAGGCGCACTGGAACAGGACCGTCGGATAGGCCGGACAAGTGACCACCGGCGGCGTCGTGTCGTTGACGGTGATGACCTGTTGACAGTCGGTCGAGTTGCCGCAATCATCCGTTGCGCGGTAGGTGCGCGTGATCGTGCCGCCGCACGGGCCGCCCGTCAACGGCGAATCCCCGACATGACTGATTGTCACGGTGCCGCAATTGTCGGTCGCACTCACCAGTCCGATGTCTGGAGCCGGGATATTGCTCTCGCATTCGACCGTCAAACCGGCAGGGCACTGAACCGGTGTCGGCGGCGTGGTATCATCAACCGTAATAATCTGTACGCAGTCGGCGGTGTTGCCGCAATCATCCTCGGCCCGATATGTGCGAGTAATTGTCCCGCCGCACGCTCCGCCCGTCAACGGCGAGTCCCCGATGTGGCTGATCGTCACATTGCCGCAGTTGTCGGTCGCGGAGACCAGGCCGGTGTCGGCCGCCGGCACATCGGCGTCACATTGGACCGTGATCGCCGGCGGGCACAGCGTGATGACCGGATCGGTGTCGTCAATGACCGTAATCGTCCGCGAACAGGTATCCGCATCACCGCATGAATCGGACGCTATATATGTATAGGTCAGGATCAACGGATCCCCGGGGCAACCCAGGCCGCCATTGTCGGTGCTGCTGCACGTGACGACGACCGGCGGTGTACCGCCCGTGACTGTCGCATCGTTGGGATCGCACGCCGGGATATCGGCGATACACTGGACTGTTTCATTGCCGGGGCAAGTAATCGACGGTGGCATGCCGATCATGAATGTGACTTCAAATGATGCCGTGCACGTGTCGCAGACGCCCGCGCACTCAATCGTAACGTTGACTGTTTCATCACCAGCCGGTGTATAGCACCAGTTCGTGCCGACCAGCGTGCCGGGCCCGCCGCCGACGATGGTGCAAGTCGCGCCGGTCGCAAACGCCGGGAGGCACACTTGCGTCGGAGCGCATTGGAAAATCGTTGTGTCGTTCGGCACCTCGCAGATCGGCGGCGCCGGATTCGGGAACTGAATATCGACGAACAGCGTGCAGCACTCGCCGCACGGGTCGCAGCAGGTGATGGTGTCGACGACGTGCTCACCCGGAGTGGGGGAATACTGCCACGTTCCGGCGCCCAGCGTGGCGTTGGGATTTGTGTTGCCGCACGTCAGCGTATCGCCGTCCGGATCCGTCGAACTGAACAGAATCGTGTGCACCGGCGGCGTGCACTGCGGCGGTGGCGGAGGTCCGCCGCCCTCAAGCTCGCAGGTAGGCCCCTCGTTGATTTCAAAGGTAATCGAGAAATTTCCGAAGCACGAATCACCGCAGGCGTCGACGCACTTGATCGTCACATCGACTGTCTCATCACCGGTCGGAGTGTAGCACCAGTTGCCGCCCGCCAGTGCGCCGGGTCCGCTGACGATGCTGCAGCCGACAAGGTTGCCATCAGCATCGGTCGCCGAGACCGGCAGGCAGACTTCGGTCGGATCACACTGCTCGAATGTCTGGTTCGACGGCAGATTGCAGGCCGGCGGCTCATTGAACTCAAACGTGACCTTGAATGAATCGACGCAGGTCGCGCTGCAGGAATCGACACATTCGACGATGACCGTGACCGTGCCCTCAGAAACAGGCGTGTAGCACCAATTAGCGCCCGACAGCGCGCCGGGGCCGCTGAGGATGGCGCAACTGTCGAGATTGCCGTCGACATCGGTCGCCCCCACGGGAAGACAGACTTGCGCCGGGTCGCACTGAAAGATCGTCGTATCGCCGGGCAGGACACACACAGGCGCCGTATTCGTGTCGCATGGGTCGGTGCAATCGCCGCTTATGACATTCGACACGCCGACCATCATATCATCATGATCGCCGTTCCCGCCGGTGTGATCGTCGTCGATGAAGATCAGATAGTCGAAATCACCGGAGAACGCGTTGGCGTCCCCGTCACCGTCATACCACACATAGTTCTGGAATCCGGACCCGCTGACATCATAGACGATGAACCACTGGTAACTCTGATTGGCCGGGGGCTCGGAGAGGGCCATCTCTCGGAACAGCCAGGCGTCATTGGGCGGATCGTACACGCCGTTGGTGACACCGACGCCGAGGTTGATATCGTTGAGCAGGTTCAGCCCGAAGACCCCGCTGATTGGGACCGATGCGGTCGCGCCGGTGGCGGCCGTCGGGCTGAAGATCACGTTCATCCCCTGAACGCCCGAAGCAGCCCACGACAGCCAGTTGTTGTCGTCCCACGGGGTGTTCTCACCGAGAATTTTGAAATCGATGTCCGGCCCCGTCGGCGTGAAGCAGGGATCGGAGACCGAGTCTCCGATCAGGCAATCCTCGTCGGTCGTGAGCACCAGCTCAAACGACGACGGCGTGTTGCCGTTGCAGAGATCACACGCGCTGGAATCGACCACGATCGGTTCGCAATCGTTGGATGACGAGAGCTCCACGCAACGCTTTGAGGACGACGAATGCGTGGGATTGCAGGCGCTGTTGCCCGGATTGGGGCAGGGGTTCGGTTTGTCCTCACCACGGAACTTGGCGCGGATCGTGTAATTCCCCGGCGTCGTCGGAAACGTGAGGACGGCGCACGCATCGCCGCTGGAGTTGGTCAGGGCGCTGTCGTTGGCGGTTTGCCCGACGTTGGCGCCGCAATTGCCGGGATTGATGAAGAACAAGATCTCGCGTCCCGCCAATGGCGCCGTCGAGGAGCCGCCGCAGTTCTGTACCAGCTCGGCGCAGACGGTCAGCGTGTCACCGGGACAAATCGAATCGGGGATCGCCGACGTTATCGTCAGGATCGTATTGTGATCCCAGAAGGTTGTTTCGGCATGCAGTCCCGAGGTGAGGCCGTCGGCTGTCAGCAGCAACTCTTCGCCGACATTGTCGTCATAATCGACGATCCAATACGCCTCAAAGCCGCCCCCGGCATCCGCCGTCACGTTCCAAGGGTCGTGGCCGGCGCCGCCCAGCGGGTCGCCGTCGAGGTGCACGACCTGCAGCGTGACTGTCTCGCCTGCCCAAAACCCCGTGCCCGTGATGATGACCGAATCACCGGGCGCGTAATCGTTCTGGTCGGTCGCGACACTTGCGCCCCAGGCGGAAGTGGCTGTCAGCGTGAGAACCGCACACATCGCGATGACCAATCCGGTTGTCTTCAGCAGGCGTGTGGCAGAACTCATTGCATTCCCCTGATGAGTGATCGGTGAGAGTGGCGCTCGGATATCGACGACGGCCGCAAGCGCATGGCACCTGCGGACCGTTGTGCAGTGCCGCAGGCCGTCGAAGTCAATGGAGTTGGGTATGGGTCGAAATGCGAAATAAGACTCAGATAAAATCCCGCCTCAGAAGCCGCCGCTCTTACAAGACCCCCCGAATTGCGTAAGAGCCGACATCGGTGTGTCGGAGACACCACAGGAGCTGGTGCGGGGATGAATGCCATGTAATGAAACTTTCGCTGACTCTCTCTAAGGCCTCGTCTTGTTATGCTCTAAGAAACCAACTCGGTTTCTCAATTTGATTTGTCTTCCGCGATTCTACCCGATGCAACACCGCCTTGTCGCGGCGTCATCCCGACGCGAATCACCCCGTCCATGGGATGGACTACAGGCATCAGCCTGCGTGTGTAAACTCGGCTTTAGGTTCTACTGCGAGTAAAGACAAACCACTCAACGATTGGGTCCGGTACCGGCCCAACCACTAGGCAATTAACCGGGGGGCGGTTAATTGTCAAGGACTTATGCCACTGATCGCGCGAGAAAATCCCCCAAACCTGGCATTCTTGAGGAAGAGTGCGGGGCGGGCGGGGAGGGCAATGCCCGCCGCCGTCGAGGGACCCTGAATCCGAATCCAAAAAGTACAGGCAAGCCGCCAAAACACAACGACTTGCCCATGCTGTCTCAGGGTGTGTTTGATTACTTCAGCAGCAGCATCTTGCGGCTGGCGACAAAACCGGATGCTTCGAGTCGGGCAAAATAAATCCCCGTCCCGACCGGATGCCCATCGGCCCGATCGCCGAGCCAGTTGACCGAAACCCATCCCAACCCGGCCGCACCCTCAAATCGCCGGACCGGCTGGCCTAATACATTATATATGGTCAGACGCCAATCTGATGTCTGCGGCAAATGGAAACGGATCGTCGTTCCGGCATTGAACGGATTGGGGTAGTTCTGCTGTAATTGATAGCTCCCCGGCCGTGACCCAGCGCCGGCGACCGTCACCTCGGCGGTGACGATGGCTCCATCGGGGTCTCCCGCCTGCGCTTCGAACGCTTCGAGGTCGGCGTTCGCAGGCAGCGCCACGCCAAACAGCAGGTGCCGTCCGGCCGGCATCGAACCGCCCGAAGTGTCGCGCACGATCAGAGCCCGCAGGACACTGCCATCAACATTGGCCGACCGGGACAAGCCGGAAGGCAACTCGGCCCACTCGATGCCGCCGAAGCTTGCCTCCGCCGACAGAGAAACGAACACGCCGCCTAAGTCGACGGTGTTCTGTACATAGACATCGAGCCGATCGTGCCCGCGCTCGACGATGATCTCCGCGTGACCGTCGGAGTTGACAACCTTCGGCTGCACATCAGGGCAATTGACCGGGCTGGCGTCGCCGGCGATGATCCGGATCAGCAGGATCAAATCGGCCAGCGTCAGCACGATGCCGTCGCAGTTGACGTCGGATGCCAGGATCTGGTTCTGCATGTACAGCGGATTCCAGACACCGTTGCCGTAGATGAACCAGTTCGAGAACAGGACCGCGTCGCCGATGTCATAGACGATCCCGTTGAGATTGAGATCGCCGCGGTCGTCCTCGGGCGGGATGATGCAGATCGCGCCGTCGCAGAAGAGGATTTTGCGGATTGCCGTGAACTTGTCGCCGTCGAAACACGAATCGGCGACGCCCGTAAACGACAGATACGTCGTGTCGCCGTCGCGGTTGGAGATGGCGTTGTCCGAACAGACCATCCAGCAAAACCGGATCGGCACGCACTGCCCGATGAAGTTGCGATCGGGCGTCGTGTAAAACGAGATGAGCGCCAATGGTCCTTTGGGTTTGTAGGCGTCCTCCGACGGGTGCGCCGCGCCGTTGTTCATGTCCGCGATGCCGAGGATGCGGATCGACCCGCTCGGGCAGATAAAGCAGCCGGTCTGCGCGCCGGTACGGAAGGTGAAATACTCCCACTCGGCGATCGCGCTGTCCGCCGTGATCCCGGCAAACCCGAGCGCCGTCTGATCGTAGCACAGCAGGAAGTCGAAGCCGCCCATCTCGAGTGTCTCGATGACGCGCAGTTTGACGGAGACCAGTTCGGCGTTGAGCGCCTGGATCGTATCGATGCAAACGATGAAGGCCGTATCGATCGACACGCAGATGAGCGCGGTGTCGCGATCATGCAGCCCGCAGGAATCGGCGACGTCGAAGATGAAACGATAACATCCGGTCGTGTCGGCGGTGAAACAGTGCTGCGCGCCCGCCGCATTCCGTCCCAGGATGGCCGAAAACGCGCCCGCGCCTTCCACTTTGGTGACCTCGAAAAGCTGGTCGGTGTCGGGATCGGTCGCGTCGACCGAAAAGCAAATTTGTGTCGGCGCTTCAAAGACCAGATCGTCGGGAACGCCCGTGATGCCCACGCTGGGCGCCTGATTCAATTGCACCACGACGTAGGTCGTGTCCACGTCGCTGGCGTTGCAGGAGTCCAGCGCCGTCATCTCAAAGCAGTAGACTCCCATCGTATCGGCATCGAAACACAAGATTCCCGTCCCCTGATCGATGCTACCGATGCCCTGCGTGATGTCGACGGATTTGAGATTGCCGTTCTCGTCGGTCGCCGCGATGCCGCCGATACAGATCGAGTCGGCTTCGCAGAGCAGGGCGGCCACCGTGTCGGGCACCGACAACTGCGGCGGCGCATTGATCGTTACGTCCACACAAATGGTGTCGGCGTCGGTCAGCCCACAGGAATCGGTGACCTTGACGCCGATGCAGAATTGGTCGGACCCGATCGGCGTGAAGCAGACACTATTGGCGACCGTATCGAGCACCGCGCCCGCCGGAGCAAATTGCAGCATCTCCGTCAGCTTGGCGGGACCGTCGGGATCGGAGACCGTGTAATTGACGCAAATCTGTGTCGGCGAACACTGGAAACGCGTGATGTCCGCTCCGAAAGCCAGCGTGGGCGGGCGGTTTAGTTGCACCGTGATGTAAATGGTGTCAGCGGCCGCACCGCCGCATGAGTCGCTGACCGTCATCAGAATCTTGTAGACACCCGCGGTATCGGGGGTAAAGCACACCTTGTTCAGTGCGGTATCGAGCTGCGCGCCGGGCGGCAGAATGGGTGCCTGCTCTGTGAGCTTCGCCGGACCGTCGGGATCGCTGACCGTGTAGTCGATACAGATCGGCGTCGGCGCGCATTGGAACGTCGTGAAGTCGGCGCCGAGATCGATTTCCGGGTTGCTGTTGAAAGTGACTGTCACCGCGACCGTGTCGGTATCCATCGCGCCGCACGAGTCGGTGACTTTCGCGATGATGATCGAGGTTCCGGCCGCGCCCGGCGTGAAACAGATGCGATTGTTCAGCGAGTCGACCTCGCCCGGTCCGGAGACGAGCACCACGCTCAGCCCCGAACCGCTATCCGGATCGCTAATGCCGTAAGGGATGCAGATGAGTTGCGGCCCGCAGACGAAAATATCCTGATCCGCTCCCAGATCGATTGTCGGCGGCCCGTTCAGGTTGACCGTCACGCAGACAGTGTCCTCGCCGGTGTCGCCGCAGGAATCGGTGGCGGCCACCGCAATACAGTATTCGCCCGCCGTCGGTGGCGTAAAGCACACACGGTCAAGCGCCGTGTCGATGGTTGCGCCCTGCGGCGCCAACGTGAGCAGCTCAGCGACAATTGCCGATCCGTCTAGGTCGCTCACCGTGTACTCGATGCAAATCTCGCCGGGGGCACACTGCGCGACGGCGCGGTCCTCGCCGAGCGACACGACCGGCGGATCGTTGTAGCGAACGGTGATATAGATGGTGTCATAGTCGCGGATGCCGCAGGTGTCTTCGACAAAGCCGCAGAGGCAGTAGACCCCGGCGGTGTCGCTGGGGAAGCAAATCCGGCCGTTGGGCAAATCGAAGTAGGCGTCATCGGGGCCGTTGCACAGCATCGGGTCGAGGTTGTCGCCGTCGGGATCGGTGATCGTGTAGTCGGCGCATACGGTCTGCGGCGCGCAGAGCGTCAGTTCGAAATCCGGCCCCAAGTCGAGCGTCGGCAACGTGTTGACATGCACCGTCACCGCGATCGTATCGCGGTCGGTCTCCCCGCAGGGATCGAGGACTTCGACGATGATGGTGTGCACGCCATCGCCGGACGGTGTGAAACACACCTGATTGGCGGCCGTATCGATCGCGCCGGGACCGCTGATGTACGCTTCCACAAGACCCGACAACCCATTGGGATCGGAGACCGAATACGGCAAACATATCATGGCCGCCGTGCACTGATTGATCGTCGTGTCGTTTCCCAGCGTGATCGACGGCGGCTCGTTGGCTTCGGCCAGCACCGTGACCGTGTCGGTGTCCATCGCTCCGCAGGAATCGGTCACCTTGACGATGATCTGGTATGTGCCCGACGTGTCCGGGGTAAAGCAGACCGTGTTGGCGGCAGTATCGATCGTTCCGAACGCGCTGAGCAATTCCTCGATGACCGGCTGGGGACTGTCCGGATCGCTGACGGTATACGAGACGCAAATCTCGCCGGGCTCGCACTGAAAGACCGGCGCGCCGTTGTTGAGGTCCACCGACGGCGGCGAATTCAGACTGACCGTCGTATAAATCGTGTCACGGTCAAACAGCCCGCAGGGATCGACTACGCGCACGACCGATGTGACGATGCCTTCGGCGCTGCCGGGAACGACCAGCTCCCAGGTGCTCTGATCGACCCGACCCTCGCCGTTGGACACATGGATGAAGAGTCCGGCGGAGCCGTCGGGATCAGTGACCGTCAGCGGAATGCGAATGGAGTCGGGTTCGCACAAAAAGACGCTGGAATCGGGTCCGGAGACCGTCGGCGGAGAATTGACCGATATCGTGAAACTCACTTCACAACTGTCGATGGCGCCGCAGTTGTCGGTCGTACGGATGTCATAGGTAAAGTCGCCGCCCCCGGCCGCGACCGGGATGCACACGGAGTCCTCGATGCCGCTGGCGGCCAGACGCGACTCGGACACGCCGGGACCGTTGATGTCGACTAAGAGCGAATCACCGTCGGGATCGGTCGCGGTAAAGTAAAAGCATACCGTTCCGGAGTCGCACAGACTCGTCACAACGGGGGGACGGCACACCACTTCCGGCAGACCGCTGGGGAGACGGAAGATGGCGACCAGATCATTGAAGTCGGCGTCGGTCAGGAAGGGGAGATCCTCCCAAAACATGTAGAAGGCGTTCGGATCGGGCGTCGGGTAAAACTTGACGTGCGATTTTGCATCGAGGTTGAAGACTTTTTGCGAATACCAATATGTATAGGGGGCACGAAAGAGACACAGCCCGATGGAATCGACATTGCCGATGTCGAACGTCGATGTGTCGCCGGCGCTGGCCGGGCCGGGGACAATGATGACAGAACTGTCCTTGTTCCCGACACGATACCAACAGACGGCATTGGTATTCAGCGTGCCGGAATACTCGGCGATCAACTCGATCCAGCCGCACCCCGGGTCCAGGCCGAACGTCTCGAACATCAGAACGTCTGCCGTGGCG is from Candidatus Zixiibacteriota bacterium and encodes:
- a CDS encoding T9SS type A sorting domain-containing protein, with protein sequence MTCHHPRRRAAIYVYAILGAILLLLTAGVSDAFGAESAHPDWYDQKLADSLGRMAAGLTAAEPTVQQILDSLGTGLDATADVLMFETFGLDPGCGWIELIAEYSGTLNTNAVCWYRVGNKDSSVIIVPGPASAGDTSTFDIGNVDSIGLCLFRAPYTYWYSQKVFNLDAKSHVKFYPTPDPNAFYMFWEDLPFLTDADFNDLVAIFRLPSGLPEVVCRPPVVTSLCDSGTVCFYFTATDPDGDSLLVDINGPGVSESRLAASGIEDSVCIPVAAGGGDFTYDIRTTDNCGAIDSCEVSFTISVNSPPTVSGPDSSVFLCEPDSIRIPLTVTDPDGSAGLFIHVSNGEGRVDQSTWELVVPGSAEGIVTSVVRVVDPCGLFDRDTIYTTVSLNSPPSVDLNNGAPVFQCEPGEICVSYTVSDPDSPQPVIEELLSAFGTIDTAANTVCFTPDTSGTYQIIVKVTDSCGAMDTDTVTVLAEANEPPSITLGNDTTINQCTAAMICLPYSVSDPNGLSGLVEAYISGPGAIDTAANQVCFTPSGDGVHTIIVEVLDPCGETDRDTIAVTVHVNTLPTLDLGPDFELTLCAPQTVCADYTITDPDGDNLDPMLCNGPDDAYFDLPNGRICFPSDTAGVYCLCGFVEDTCGIRDYDTIYITVRYNDPPVVSLGEDRAVAQCAPGEICIEYTVSDLDGSAIVAELLTLAPQGATIDTALDRVCFTPPTAGEYCIAVAATDSCGDTGEDTVCVTVNLNGPPTIDLGADQDIFVCGPQLICIPYGISDPDSGSGLSVVLVSGPGEVDSLNNRICFTPGAAGTSIIIAKVTDSCGAMDTDTVAVTVTFNSNPEIDLGADFTTFQCAPTPICIDYTVSDPDGPAKLTEQAPILPPGAQLDTALNKVCFTPDTAGVYKILMTVSDSCGGAAADTIYITVQLNRPPTLAFGADITRFQCSPTQICVNYTVSDPDGPAKLTEMLQFAPAGAVLDTVANSVCFTPIGSDQFCIGVKVTDSCGLTDADTICVDVTINAPPQLSVPDTVAALLCEADSICIGGIAATDENGNLKSVDITQGIGSIDQGTGILCFDADTMGVYCFEMTALDSCNASDVDTTYVVVQLNQAPSVGITGVPDDLVFEAPTQICFSVDATDPDTDQLFEVTKVEGAGAFSAILGRNAAGAQHCFTADTTGCYRFIFDVADSCGLHDRDTALICVSIDTAFIVCIDTIQALNAELVSVKLRVIETLEMGGFDFLLCYDQTALGFAGITADSAIAEWEYFTFRTGAQTGCFICPSGSIRILGIADMNNGAAHPSEDAYKPKGPLALISFYTTPDRNFIGQCVPIRFCWMVCSDNAISNRDGDTTYLSFTGVADSCFDGDKFTAIRKILFCDGAICIIPPEDDRGDLNLNGIVYDIGDAVLFSNWFIYGNGVWNPLYMQNQILASDVNCDGIVLTLADLILLIRIIAGDASPVNCPDVQPKVVNSDGHAEIIVERGHDRLDVYVQNTVDLGGVFVSLSAEASFGGIEWAELPSGLSRSANVDGSVLRALIVRDTSGGSMPAGRHLLFGVALPANADLEAFEAQAGDPDGAIVTAEVTVAGAGSRPGSYQLQQNYPNPFNAGTTIRFHLPQTSDWRLTIYNVLGQPVRRFEGAAGLGWVSVNWLGDRADGHPVGTGIYFARLEASGFVASRKMLLLK